The Neodiprion pinetum isolate iyNeoPine1 chromosome 5, iyNeoPine1.2, whole genome shotgun sequence genome segment GGAAGGCTATAGACGGAAAGTCATGTAAGTTCGACTGGTCATTCTTAATAATAgctacgtatgtatgtacccaCTAAGTACAATGAAATCGAACAGTGCACGAGTGACTGAAGCGTCCATAATAAATCAATGTTATTAATCCCTAAAAACTGACCTTCATTGCCTCACGCTTCTCATATTTGGTATTATTTTCCGTTCTCATATCATCCCCCCACTCATGCTTTGAGGCTCGATTTCATGGTATATTCGGACTGAAATTATCGGATGTCCTAGCAGTAAATAGGATGTGATTTGGCAATCTGCACACATTACATACAGACGTTACATACATGCATAGATTCACCCACCTGTGATGCTTAATTATGACACAGGGGAAATacacatgttttttttattacaggaTTATCAGATGCCTATCGGCGTGTTATCTCCCTCCGTTAGGCAATAGATAATGTGAAACTAATCTACCTTTGTACATGCACAtctatgcatacatacataggtagccaaatacgtacatgtatgcatatgtataaatCTGTATATGCACGGCTATACGtcaatatacttatatacattTAACATACTGATATAGTCAATGAAATGGGCCAAAACGGAAGTACGCACCATGGGCATCGGGGACGTGGTCGAAATTTCAGACGAGCAACCCTTAGCATGTTGGGCAAAAAACATTCTCAACCTAGCAAAATCCTGTCGCACACATTTGCATATGATGATGAGGGTCTTAAGGTATAAATATCACTGTCCATAGTCATGCGAATCGTTACCAAGAGAGATAGAAACTTTGCTGTCGTCACGCTTATTATCTTATCAGATCAGACTAGACTAAAGCTAGTGATCGATTGAATTTAAGTTACACTCAGCGATTGCTAAAGTAACACGCAAATTgagagaacattttttttgatagTTTGGTGCAAGCTTTTGCCGTTTACCAATGAAACTCTGTTACCATTATTAACAGCTTACAGTTTATTCAGTAATAATTATCTGCCTAGGTTGACCGGATGAATTTGAACACAGCTACGGAAGAAGAATTGATGACATTGCCAGGAATAAGCAGGGCAGTGGCCAGGAATATAGTTTGTCATAGACAGGCGATAGGGAGATTTCACAGGGTGGAAGACTTGGTCTTAGTTTCAGGAGTGGGAGCTTATAAATTGGAATTGGTTCGACCTGAGATCTGCGTAGCTTCCGCCAATGCCAGCACAAGTTCATCTCAAGCTTCCATAAGCTTGAACTCTTCGGGGAATACGGGGAGTTTGCTGGATATCAATAGTGCGAGTGTTTTTGCATTGCAAGGAATCCCAGGTTTGAATCAGGTATGCTTATTTTCTCTAAAATTTCACTTGAATCACGGCTAGCAAGACAGTTTCAAACCCAGAATTACCGGTAAAAATGTACGCtcaaatacaaaatttatgcCAACTGTTAAGGGGCCatccataaattacgtcacacgataatgggggggggggggggggggggggggggggtatcACCGTAATGTGACATAGTGTGACAAGGGGCAGGGGGGGTCAAAAGCTTTGTGACGTCACATGTTAAAAGTTAAAATACTAAAACACGAAATTtatatgtgaataaaaaatttaaaaaattttcgaacttgatcgatatttttattaataatttaacaCTCTCGCTATAAGATTACCTCTCACGCAACAACATTTAACTTCTAAAGCGGCGTTGTAATGCAAGTGAGACACTCAAATTTACAAGAGTTCTGAATGGTAAGGGTTTAAATAGGTTTAAGTCATCGGCTATATATTTGACTGTGTTGATTTTATTAaagattatttaataaaaataagaaaaaaatgaaaataactgttttcttttgattatttttaaatacaagcataagtttcaaaaatttgtgacgTCACATCAGGGGGAGGGGGTTCTAAAAATGTGACAACTTGTGACAAGGATGGGGGGAGGGGTTTAAAAGTTCTAAAATTCGTGTGAAGTAATTCATGGATGGCCCCTAACATGATAGATCAACTTTGCATCTGTGCAGGAATTAGCAGCTAACGTCGTTGAAAGGAGACACAGGCGCGGATTTTATCAATCGCTTGATGAACTAGCAAAAGTCCGAGGGATTGGAAAGCATCGGTTGGCGATAATTAAGCCTTATCTAAAGATCGTCGTTGACTCGGATGGATCCGTTACCCCGACCCCTAGCAACGGTACATCGTCTTCTTTGGGTACCAATCCACAAATGACAAGTACCCCTGTTTCCAACGGTGTGGTCAGAATTTCGAGCAAGGTGCCTCGAGTCAATGGAATAAATCCAAGTGCTCATGTCACGTGAGTCTAATGAGAACATTTCTTAATACATTCTTCCAGGGTGTGATGCTTTTATGATCTTATACAGTCGACATTGTAATCAGAGAGGCAAACCTTCTGCCGAATACAGATTAATCGAAAGATTCAGGGCAACACGAATTGTTTCAGCAATGACATTGAAACGAGCTCGGGAATAACTGAAGATGAAATTTGGGAGCTACTCAGTGTTGCCAGTCCTCGGCCTTTGACGCCCAGTAATTATTCTACCAAACTCGAGGGAAGGACCTCCTTCAGGATTGCCACATGGAACCTAGAGCGTTTTAGCGTTGACAAAGCTTGCAACCCAGGTGTGCGAGAAGTTATATGTCGGACTATACTTGAGAACAGGTAAGCGCAAGTTATCGCCATGCCAAATAGGTGATATAGTATATCGTTTGTATAATTAACATAGTATATAGGTTGGATAGTTTGATGAAAGTTTGTAAGGATGATACAAAGGTTCTCACCAGACTCGATGAGTCTTGGTTCCCTTTACTGCTTGTGCCACGTCAATTCTACCAATTTTTCTATCGAAGCAAGTTTCACCTTCAAATCTCAATTTCTATTGACAGATTATCTTTGCTGGCATTACAAGAGATTGAGAGCAGCGAAGCCCTGGCTAAAATAACGCTGGAATTGAATAATCCAATTTTGAAACGGGTTCGCGATTGGCAAGGAAATCGCAAGGTTTGGCGATCCATACACTTAGGACAAGGCCTTGCTATCCTATGGGATACAGATGGAAAAATTCGTATATCCCTTCAGCATCAGTCGTCGGCAGCGGCGGATTCAGTACCCACCGCTGCCTGCGCGACATTTCACGTGGGTTCTTGAATGTGACTATTTCCGAAAAGAAAGGCAAACAACTCACGAGCAATTTCGATTAGTTACATTCCAGttgactttatttttcatttcatttctagATCAACAAGGTTACTATAACGGTTGTGAACGCGGCATTGCACGGCGTCCGGGATCGAAGGGCAATGGACAATTACTGCAGATTCCAAAATACTCTTGTGCTTGGAGATTTTTCCACAATGAACGGCGTGGAAAATCTTGATCTCGAATTACCGCGCAACGAAAACACAGCGGTTCATCctgaagaattatttttcaacgataataTCGCATGGAGCCGGAAATCCAGAGCGGTGCTGCGAACCGGGCATTCAGGTATCGTTAAGCAGGGTCTAACGCATCTGGGTATACCTCGAGGTTGGAAGTGGGGTGGCGCAGTTTCAACCCACTGCCCGGTTTGGTGCCAGATATATTCACAGCTGAATGAGTAATAACATTTCATTACCCATCCGGCAGTCTTCCCGGAGAAAAACGCCGCCAAGTTACAGGCTAAGGAAGATCCACTTCATGCTTTCTCTGACAATGAGACTTTTCCAATAACGGATCAAACTGTCTGATCAATCATCTTCCTGGTACAACATttgttctttctctttttttttcatttttagttGAATTCTTCTGCTCATTTTATAAATGTTGATAAGTTCAGGAGGTATCATTGCAAAGTAATTTGCAATGCAGCTAATATTTAGGCAAACGGGAAAGTTCCATACTCAAATTATTGAGGTGCCTCGCTTATTCCATCTCAAGTGTTTCATAGCATTTAGTGCTCTATGAACATTGAATCGTCTGTATAAATACTTATACCTATGCATGGTTGTGTGATAAAAACAGCCGCTTGTGTCGGAGACGTTGTCTGGTTGATCTTTGGTTCACAATCAGTTTTGTAGTCTTCACGGGgagtattgaaaaacaaaagctaattgtaagttacGACGAGTGTACGGGAtgtgatatacatatgtacatacatacaaagataagtatatgtatatatttttctttggttattttgttgattaatttttatttcgcctGTGGGCACTTAACAAAATGAGGAGTTGAGAATTCCAATGAAATCCACGATGCTGGTCAATCGTCTTCACTGATCTCTGTTGTGTGATAGAACgcgataattaaaataaaatattgaaataaataaaatctatTTCTGGAATCCAACTGTGTGTACAAACTCCCTCAACTCTGATAAGTTTGACGGTATTATATTGCCTCCTGATTATGCCAACTTATAAGTAAGTATTTTAAGTTGAATGAATTTATTGCTACGAGCTATTCACTGATGATCTGGAGAAATTTAGCCACCTCTGGATAGTATGTTTCAGCAACGCTGATACAATCCTGTAAAAAGACACGGTTAatgtacatgaaaaaaaagaactagGTAAACGAACAGAGCATGAGAAAGGAAAAGTCATTAGTGAACTTTAGCAACGTGCTTTCTTTCCcaacaacaaatttttattatacgtaaagATATTCCCATATTACCTCAATGAAAACGTTAATTCTTGCGTACTATCATTGAGAAAGTTAACAGTGTTCTTACCTCTGTTGTTACAATTTCCAGTCCCATATCGATTAGTGAAAATTTGTAGGGCAAAATGGCGAAATGATTGCTAATGTTGAGTGCTGTGTCGAACGCACACGAAGTTCTGAAGTCGAGCAGTAGAGGTTCAGGGATTCCCCTCAGAAAACATCGGTCCTCAGATTCACAAAATGCCTACCGAATATATTGTAGTTTCATCTTTCGTAACTAATGTTTAAACAGATCTTAAGGTTTTTTCCTCGGCAACTCATTGTACTGCACAGAACGTATTTTTGTTAATGTCAGTGAATAGGTACGAGTACAAACCTCATTGTACAACAGACTCTTTGCTATGTCAGTGGCGTATGTGTcgattattttgatttttgtttcaaaaagATCGCGACGGTTGAGTTCTCGGAGTTTTGCGTTGATACCACGGTACCTGGAATAAGTACATTTTTCGTCCTGATTAACTGTTAGTGAGTTTCAAGTGACAAACTAAGCAAATACATTGGAAGTACAAAGCAAGCTTACGAAATGTGATTCATCCATTTATCTTACCTCAACAACAAAGCGCAGACTCCTGACAAAATGGCCATGCTCCGACTGACAAGTCCACTGTAAATAACGACTGATGGTGAGATAGTCCAGCATGGTAGGTCACTGCGTTTCTCAAGCTCAGACACAtgctggtaaaaaattaatgccTCGGAGACCAAGATACCATTGTTTGATTCGCTGTATAGACCCGAAACAATTAGATCACTCGTGAATTTCATCAGCGGATCTATAACGTCCGCAATGTCTAGACTTTGCGCATCTGTTTCTAGGAAAAGTGGAGCTTGTCCAAGATCTCTAtctttgaattcatttttcatgaaCTGCAAAGGTATAAATGTTTGAAATCAGCTAGGTAAATTACGTTACTTTATCGTTAATCTGGAGGGAATTTTTTACATACTCACAAGATTCGTCACCATTGATCTCAGAGTCGTGAGGATCTCGCACTTAACGTTGATCGACGAAGACTCCCACATTGTTTGAAGGGGCAAAAGGATGTTCCTGTGTACGTCTAGATGAGTAGACAGtttaaatatcatttcataTCTAGTTTGATGCGTTGAGATGACAATTGAAATGCAAAGGCGAATTTACTCAGGATAATATGATTTACCGGTAAACGATGAGATTGTGATCCACTGGATTAGTGCGAAAATGCTGTCTCGGTGGTCCCTCGTATTCCAAAATGGCAGGTAATTTTTTAGGAATCGTGAGACAAGAATGATTTCCTGCTGCATATATCGCGACAGTTGAGCGGTCATAAAAAGTAGTCGTTCACGGTCTTGGTAAGAAAACTTTCCAACTTCGTATATAAAGGCTGAGAACAGAGATTACCTACAGGCTAGTTTTAGCGTGCTCAGTTCTACCACTTCAAAATCTATCTGACTGAGGAAAAATCTGTTTCTACTGAGTTCACAACAGAAGACACATCTTATCACCATTTTGTAGGGTGTTGTACAGGTTGTAACAGAATCTACTCTGATAGTCAGATGATGCAAACGTCAGAATATGTAAGCCT includes the following:
- the LOC124219220 gene encoding endonuclease/exonuclease/phosphatase family domain-containing protein 1-like isoform X5; the protein is MHTYIGSQIRTFNEMGQNGSTHHGHRGRGRNFRRATLSMLGKKHSQPSKILSHTFAYDDEGLKVDRMNLNTATEEELMTLPGISRAVARNIVCHRQAIGRFHRVEDLVLVSGVGAYKLELVRPEICVASANASTSSSQASISLNSSGNTGSLLDINSASVFALQGIPGLNQELAANVVERRHRRGFYQSLDELAKVRGIGKHRLAIIKPYLKIVVDSDGSVTPTPSNGTSSSLGTNPQMTSTPVSNGVVRISSKVPRVNGINPSAHVTNDIETSSGITEDEIWELLSVASPRPLTPSNYSTKLEGRTSFRIATWNLERFSVDKACNPGVREVICRTILENRLSLLALQEIESSEALAKITLELNNPILKRVRDWQGNRKVWRSIHLGQGLAILWDTDGKIRISLQHQSSAAADSVPTAACATFHVGS
- the LOC124219220 gene encoding endonuclease/exonuclease/phosphatase family domain-containing protein 1-like isoform X1; amino-acid sequence: MHTYIGSQIRTFNEMGQNGSTHHGHRGRGRNFRRATLSMLGKKHSQPSKILSHTFAYDDEGLKVDRMNLNTATEEELMTLPGISRAVARNIVCHRQAIGRFHRVEDLVLVSGVGAYKLELVRPEICVASANASTSSSQASISLNSSGNTGSLLDINSASVFALQGIPGLNQELAANVVERRHRRGFYQSLDELAKVRGIGKHRLAIIKPYLKIVVDSDGSVTPTPSNGTSSSLGTNPQMTSTPVSNGVVRISSKVPRVNGINPSAHVTNDIETSSGITEDEIWELLSVASPRPLTPSNYSTKLEGRTSFRIATWNLERFSVDKACNPGVREVICRTILENRLSLLALQEIESSEALAKITLELNNPILKRVRDWQGNRKVWRSIHLGQGLAILWDTDGKIRISLQHQSSAAADSVPTAACATFHINKVTITVVNAALHGVRDRRAMDNYCRFQNTLVLGDFSTMNGVENLDLELPRNENTAVHPEELFFNDNIAWSRKSRAVLRTGHSGIVKQGLTHLGIPRGWKWGGAVSTHCPVWCQIYSQLNE
- the LOC124219220 gene encoding endonuclease/exonuclease/phosphatase family domain-containing protein 1-like isoform X2, encoding MHTYIVNEMGQNGSTHHGHRGRGRNFRRATLSMLGKKHSQPSKILSHTFAYDDEGLKVDRMNLNTATEEELMTLPGISRAVARNIVCHRQAIGRFHRVEDLVLVSGVGAYKLELVRPEICVASANASTSSSQASISLNSSGNTGSLLDINSASVFALQGIPGLNQELAANVVERRHRRGFYQSLDELAKVRGIGKHRLAIIKPYLKIVVDSDGSVTPTPSNGTSSSLGTNPQMTSTPVSNGVVRISSKVPRVNGINPSAHVTNDIETSSGITEDEIWELLSVASPRPLTPSNYSTKLEGRTSFRIATWNLERFSVDKACNPGVREVICRTILENRLSLLALQEIESSEALAKITLELNNPILKRVRDWQGNRKVWRSIHLGQGLAILWDTDGKIRISLQHQSSAAADSVPTAACATFHINKVTITVVNAALHGVRDRRAMDNYCRFQNTLVLGDFSTMNGVENLDLELPRNENTAVHPEELFFNDNIAWSRKSRAVLRTGHSGIVKQGLTHLGIPRGWKWGGAVSTHCPVWCQIYSQLNE
- the LOC124219220 gene encoding endonuclease/exonuclease/phosphatase family domain-containing protein 1-like isoform X3 produces the protein MGQNGSTHHGHRGRGRNFRRATLSMLGKKHSQPSKILSHTFAYDDEGLKVDRMNLNTATEEELMTLPGISRAVARNIVCHRQAIGRFHRVEDLVLVSGVGAYKLELVRPEICVASANASTSSSQASISLNSSGNTGSLLDINSASVFALQGIPGLNQELAANVVERRHRRGFYQSLDELAKVRGIGKHRLAIIKPYLKIVVDSDGSVTPTPSNGTSSSLGTNPQMTSTPVSNGVVRISSKVPRVNGINPSAHVTNDIETSSGITEDEIWELLSVASPRPLTPSNYSTKLEGRTSFRIATWNLERFSVDKACNPGVREVICRTILENRLSLLALQEIESSEALAKITLELNNPILKRVRDWQGNRKVWRSIHLGQGLAILWDTDGKIRISLQHQSSAAADSVPTAACATFHINKVTITVVNAALHGVRDRRAMDNYCRFQNTLVLGDFSTMNGVENLDLELPRNENTAVHPEELFFNDNIAWSRKSRAVLRTGHSGIVKQGLTHLGIPRGWKWGGAVSTHCPVWCQIYSQLNE
- the LOC124219220 gene encoding endonuclease/exonuclease/phosphatase family domain-containing protein 1-like isoform X4, coding for MNLNTATEEELMTLPGISRAVARNIVCHRQAIGRFHRVEDLVLVSGVGAYKLELVRPEICVASANASTSSSQASISLNSSGNTGSLLDINSASVFALQGIPGLNQELAANVVERRHRRGFYQSLDELAKVRGIGKHRLAIIKPYLKIVVDSDGSVTPTPSNGTSSSLGTNPQMTSTPVSNGVVRISSKVPRVNGINPSAHVTNDIETSSGITEDEIWELLSVASPRPLTPSNYSTKLEGRTSFRIATWNLERFSVDKACNPGVREVICRTILENRLSLLALQEIESSEALAKITLELNNPILKRVRDWQGNRKVWRSIHLGQGLAILWDTDGKIRISLQHQSSAAADSVPTAACATFHINKVTITVVNAALHGVRDRRAMDNYCRFQNTLVLGDFSTMNGVENLDLELPRNENTAVHPEELFFNDNIAWSRKSRAVLRTGHSGIVKQGLTHLGIPRGWKWGGAVSTHCPVWCQIYSQLNE
- the LOC124219215 gene encoding centromere protein I, yielding MTAENVEVYTSYLKRCKDAGKLLAGFSEMLTMLKAEVSTSGLPDEQIQLLIYIITKITMGSTHRAALIKCLIPIHRMTEKIVQDIGLWFISTSKNIPVLPGIAVLQWFTGLLNYGLVEAVTINAFYDAFFFILVKNTKFEPFVAQLIYVLTKPEDVTRRQVSRILKLQSQYAKPRKHLTALLSLFKSYKPEHVPEKIPATNVESAWKRLPESLRLDLQDAAKRCDASHLAAWQPDLVWNPVTSGAQSRKQRKMPIPTVSYINIGSSISKEPDAKSIFEIRTLDELGKHQLSLELPCNALSLLANNAGLHILTFASSDYQSRFCYNLYNTLQNAFIYEVGKFSYQDRERLLFMTAQLSRYMQQEIILVSRFLKNYLPFWNTRDHRDSIFALIQWITISSFTDVHRNILLPLQTMWESSSINVKCEILTTLRSMVTNLFMKNEFKDRDLGQAPLFLETDAQSLDIADVIDPLMKFTSDLIVSGLYSESNNGILVSEALIFYQHVSELEKRSDLPCWTISPSVVIYSGLVSRSMAILSGVCALLLRYRGINAKLRELNRRDLFETKIKIIDTYATDIAKSLLYNEAFCESEDRCFLRGIPEPLLLDFRTSCAFDTALNISNHFAILPYKFSLIDMGLEIVTTEDCISVAETYYPEVAKFLQIISE